A stretch of the Psychroserpens sp. Hel_I_66 genome encodes the following:
- a CDS encoding uracil-DNA glycosylase: protein MNVNIHDSWKAKLTPEFEKPYFKDLVKFIKKEYETTQCFPPGSQIFSAFDLCSFEDLKVVIIGQDPYHGLGQANGLCFSVADGIPHPPSLINIFKEIENDISRPYPKSGNLEYLAKQGILLLNATLTVRAHQAGSHQKKGWEQFTDKVIEVISNEKKDIVFLLWGGFAKNKAKLIDSKKHVILTSGHPSPLSANRGYWFGNKHFSKTNELLKSKNKKEIVW from the coding sequence ATGAATGTTAATATTCACGATAGTTGGAAAGCAAAACTAACACCCGAATTTGAAAAACCATATTTTAAGGATTTAGTGAAGTTTATAAAAAAAGAATATGAGACTACTCAATGTTTCCCGCCAGGATCACAGATCTTTTCTGCATTTGATTTATGCTCTTTTGAGGATCTTAAAGTTGTTATTATTGGACAAGATCCCTATCATGGTTTAGGGCAGGCCAATGGTTTGTGTTTTTCTGTTGCAGATGGTATCCCACATCCACCATCATTAATAAATATTTTTAAAGAAATCGAAAATGATATTAGTCGGCCATACCCTAAATCTGGTAATCTAGAATATTTGGCCAAACAAGGCATTTTGCTTTTAAATGCAACATTAACAGTAAGAGCGCATCAAGCTGGAAGCCATCAAAAAAAAGGTTGGGAACAATTTACAGATAAAGTGATTGAAGTAATTAGCAACGAAAAAAAAGATATTGTGTTTTTACTTTGGGGTGGTTTTGCGAAGAATAAAGCAAAATTAATAGACAGCAAAAAACATGTCATTCTTACCTCAGGACATCCATCACCTTTAAGTGCAAATAGAGGTTATTGGTTTGGTAATAAGCATTTTAGTAAAACGAATGAACTATTAAAATCAAAAAATAAAAAGGAAATAGTTTGGTGA